A genomic stretch from Thermoprotei archaeon includes:
- a CDS encoding AMP-binding protein yields MITLSKNDLKSLQERRLREIVRLAYKKSSFYHELFKKSGVTPDDIKSLSDLRKLPFTSKEDFVKDYWGPIVDKKIAEWHITSGTSGIPTIVGFTHSDVRIQTEQEKRNLLTAGIHKGDIILNITPYGLFFAGTMIHEAAVQIGATVIPAGKLPSAEQHVRLIEIFKPTVMIGIPQYMLKLAKSYETITGKDPRKSSLRRAYALGEPFPKSVRQRLEREWNIEVRVGYGLTEAGSGAECEAGRGVHWPEDHTIVEVIDPNTGEDLDFGERGELVFTTLTRRGTVAIRFRSRDCSVVLGSDCGCGSVFVCVMPPKYRLDELVKIKGTLISPFAVEEALMGMPEIYHYMYVVLKDEVGVDKVLVFLELNFGDTDQIKSQVLSRLRAYTWISADQIFIVPKETIPRLGRKEKRFIDLRSETVFKDQVLNFIELYK; encoded by the coding sequence ATGATAACGTTAAGTAAAAATGATCTAAAATCTTTACAAGAACGTCGTCTTAGAGAGATCGTAAGATTAGCTTATAAGAAAAGTTCGTTTTATCATGAATTATTCAAAAAATCTGGTGTAACGCCTGATGACATTAAGTCTCTTAGCGATCTACGTAAATTACCTTTTACTTCTAAGGAAGATTTTGTGAAAGATTATTGGGGGCCAATCGTTGATAAGAAAATTGCTGAGTGGCATATAACGTCCGGGACTTCAGGAATACCAACTATAGTCGGTTTTACTCACAGTGATGTGAGAATACAAACAGAGCAAGAAAAACGCAATTTACTTACTGCTGGTATTCATAAAGGTGATATAATACTTAATATAACACCTTATGGATTATTCTTTGCAGGTACGATGATCCATGAGGCTGCAGTTCAAATAGGCGCTACTGTAATACCAGCTGGAAAATTACCCTCTGCAGAACAGCATGTGAGGCTGATTGAAATTTTCAAACCTACTGTGATGATAGGAATACCGCAGTATATGTTAAAGTTAGCTAAATCTTATGAGACGATTACTGGTAAAGACCCCAGAAAAAGTTCACTTAGAAGAGCATATGCACTTGGAGAACCATTTCCTAAGAGTGTGAGGCAGAGGTTGGAAAGAGAGTGGAATATTGAGGTTAGAGTAGGCTATGGTCTTACCGAAGCTGGCAGCGGTGCTGAATGTGAAGCCGGTAGAGGTGTGCACTGGCCTGAGGATCATACTATTGTCGAGGTTATTGATCCTAATACTGGTGAGGATCTTGATTTTGGTGAACGTGGAGAACTTGTCTTTACGACACTTACACGTAGAGGCACTGTGGCAATTAGATTTCGTAGCAGAGATTGTTCAGTAGTGCTTGGCAGTGATTGTGGATGTGGATCTGTTTTTGTATGTGTTATGCCGCCTAAATATAGACTGGACGAGTTGGTTAAAATTAAAGGTACTTTGATTAGCCCTTTTGCTGTTGAGGAGGCTCTTATGGGAATGCCAGAAATATATCATTATATGTATGTTGTATTAAAAGATGAAGTAGGTGTAGATAAAGTGCTAGTATTTTTAGAGCTTAATTTTGGTGATACGGATCAAATCAAATCCCAAGTCTTGTCAAGGTTACGCGCGTATACATGGATTTCTGCAGATCAAATTTTTATTGTACCAAAAGAAACCATACCTAGGCTCGGAAGAAAGGAGAAAAGGTTTATAGATCTAAGAAGTGAAACTGTATTTAAAGACCAGGTTCTTAACTTTATAGAACTTTACAAATAA
- a CDS encoding helix-turn-helix domain-containing protein, with protein MEEELLRPKDVAKKFGISVKTLWKWQKRGIIRAVKLPTGKLRYPRSEVERLWRQLKATGSQ; from the coding sequence ATGGAAGAAGAACTACTTAGACCAAAAGATGTCGCAAAGAAGTTCGGTATCTCAGTTAAAACGCTCTGGAAGTGGCAGAAGAGGGGCATTATTAGAGCAGTTAAACTCCCAACTGGCAAGCTCCGCTACCCGAGGAGCGAAGTTGAGAGATTATGGAGGCAGTTAAAAGCTACAGGATCCCAGTAG
- a CDS encoding NMD3-related protein, translated as MQEKCLVCGRSEGVLIYRGICLDCFLHERKILTFKERRVHFTVCPICGDHLYKGSWRRSSNILLLKNDFKSMVLSNIKIDAEDSIIDVEFDGDVEDFIKRAGNNRIDARVKIKLHGYNVVINRDIYMYIDVKHKICDRCLNEISGNYEAVLQVRGHIDREEMNLLYLTVSKSLEKAYKSGRDYRLIDQKEVDNGVDFYFSSYNEAVRVTKELKRQFGGNITETRKLVKIKGGKRIARHTILLRITED; from the coding sequence GTGCAGGAAAAGTGCCTTGTTTGTGGCAGGAGTGAAGGAGTTTTAATATACAGGGGGATATGCCTAGATTGTTTTCTCCATGAGAGAAAAATTCTTACGTTCAAAGAAAGGAGGGTTCATTTTACTGTTTGTCCAATATGTGGTGATCATCTTTATAAAGGTTCCTGGAGGCGCTCTAGCAATATATTGTTATTAAAAAATGATTTCAAATCTATGGTATTGTCCAACATTAAAATAGATGCGGAAGATTCAATAATAGATGTAGAGTTTGATGGTGATGTAGAAGATTTTATAAAACGTGCTGGCAATAATAGAATCGATGCTCGTGTTAAGATAAAGTTACATGGTTATAATGTAGTTATAAATCGTGATATTTACATGTACATTGATGTAAAGCATAAAATATGTGATAGGTGTTTGAATGAAATTTCTGGCAATTATGAAGCTGTACTACAAGTGCGCGGTCACATTGATAGAGAGGAGATGAACTTACTATATTTAACGGTTTCTAAGTCGCTTGAAAAAGCATACAAATCAGGTCGTGATTATAGGCTTATAGACCAAAAAGAGGTCGATAATGGTGTGGATTTCTACTTTTCGTCATACAATGAGGCTGTAAGAGTGACCAAAGAGCTCAAGAGACAATTTGGCGGAAACATAACAGAAACAAGAAAATTAGTTAAAATAAAAGGAGGAAAGAGAATAGCACGACACACGATCTTACTAAGAATCACGGAAGATTAA
- a CDS encoding translation initiation factor aIF-1A, translating into MSANDGSSSEELRVPAEGEVVGIVVQLLGYDRVKVKCDDLEIRVCRIPGRFKKKVWIREGDYVLVAPWDFQPKTRGDIVHYYTKDEVRKLVEQGYIKNIKPS; encoded by the coding sequence ATGAGTGCGAATGATGGGTCGTCTAGTGAGGAGTTGCGGGTGCCTGCGGAGGGAGAGGTTGTAGGTATTGTTGTTCAGTTGCTTGGTTATGATAGAGTTAAGGTGAAGTGTGATGATTTAGAAATACGGGTATGTCGTATACCTGGTAGGTTTAAGAAGAAGGTTTGGATTAGAGAGGGTGATTATGTGTTAGTTGCGCCTTGGGATTTTCAGCCTAAGACTCGTGGTGATATAGTTCATTATTATACTAAGGATGAGGTTAGAAAGTTAGTTGAACAGGGTTATATTAAGAATATTAAGCCTAGTTAG